The following proteins are co-located in the Citrobacter freundii ATCC 8090 = MTCC 1658 = NBRC 12681 genome:
- the rsxD gene encoding electron transport complex subunit RsxD, whose product MVFRIASSPYTHNQRQTSRIMMLVLLAALPGIAAQLWFFGWGTLFQIILAAISAIAAEAGVLKLRKQPIVPILKDNSALLTGLLLAVSIPPLAPWWMVVLGTVFAVIIAKQLYGGLGQNPFNPAMIGYVVLLISFPVQMTSWLPPHEIAATVPGFFDALNVILSGHTVSGGDMNTLRMGIDGISQATPLDTFKTSLHAGHTVEQVMQYPIYSGVLAGAGWQWVNLAWLAGGIVLLWQGAIRWHIPVSFLLSLAVCATLGWLFSPESLASPQLHLLSGATMLGAFFILTDPVTASTTNRGRLIFGALAGLLVWLIRSFGGYPDGVAFAVLLANITVPLIDYYTRPRVYGHR is encoded by the coding sequence ATGGTATTCAGAATAGCAAGCTCCCCTTATACCCATAACCAGCGCCAGACATCACGTATCATGATGTTGGTGTTACTTGCGGCATTGCCGGGAATCGCCGCACAGCTGTGGTTCTTCGGCTGGGGTACGTTGTTCCAGATAATTCTGGCCGCCATCAGCGCTATCGCAGCCGAAGCGGGCGTGCTTAAACTGCGTAAACAACCCATTGTGCCGATTTTAAAAGACAACTCTGCGTTACTCACCGGGTTGCTGCTGGCCGTGAGTATTCCCCCGCTCGCCCCCTGGTGGATGGTGGTATTGGGCACGGTATTCGCGGTTATCATTGCGAAACAGCTGTATGGCGGTCTCGGTCAGAACCCGTTTAACCCTGCCATGATTGGTTACGTCGTGCTGCTAATCTCATTTCCAGTACAGATGACCAGTTGGCTGCCGCCGCACGAAATTGCGGCTACAGTGCCTGGGTTCTTTGACGCGCTGAACGTTATCCTTAGCGGCCATACCGTCAGCGGTGGGGATATGAATACACTGCGTATGGGCATTGATGGTATCAGCCAGGCAACGCCTCTCGATACCTTTAAGACATCACTGCATGCCGGGCATACCGTTGAACAGGTGATGCAATACCCGATTTACAGCGGTGTGCTGGCAGGCGCGGGCTGGCAGTGGGTTAATCTTGCCTGGTTGGCGGGTGGTATCGTTCTGTTATGGCAGGGGGCAATTCGCTGGCATATCCCGGTTAGCTTCCTGCTGTCGCTCGCCGTTTGCGCCACTCTGGGATGGTTGTTCTCACCTGAGTCACTCGCGTCTCCTCAGTTACACCTGCTTTCCGGCGCAACCATGCTGGGTGCATTTTTTATTCTTACCGACCCCGTTACGGCCTCGACAACTAACCGCGGCCGCCTGATTTTTGGCGCACTTGCGGGGTTGTTAGTATGGTTGATTCGCAGTTTTGGCGGTTATCCTGACGGTGTAGCCTTTGCTGTATTACTGGCAAATATCACGGTTCCCCTGATTGATTATTACACCCGCCCTCGCGTGTACGGACATCGCTAA
- a CDS encoding electron transport complex subunit E: MSEIKDVIVQGLWKNNSALVQLLGMCPLLAVTSTATNALGLGLATTLVLTLTNLTISALRRWTPPEIRIPIYVMIIASVVSAVQMLINAYAFGLYQSLGIFIPLIVTNCIVVGRAEAFAAKKGPALSALDGFSIGMGATGAMFVLGSLREIIGNGTLFDGADGLLGNWAKVLRVEIFHTDTPFLLAMLPPGAFIGLGLMLAVKYLIDERMKKRRAEAAVADSPAGETGNVS, encoded by the coding sequence ATGAGCGAAATTAAAGACGTTATAGTCCAGGGGTTATGGAAAAATAACTCCGCGCTTGTGCAGCTACTCGGGATGTGTCCGCTGTTGGCTGTTACCTCTACCGCCACTAACGCGCTGGGACTGGGGCTCGCGACGACGCTCGTTCTGACGCTGACCAACCTTACGATTTCGGCCCTTCGTCGCTGGACTCCGCCTGAAATCCGTATTCCAATTTATGTCATGATCATCGCCTCCGTGGTGAGTGCGGTGCAGATGCTGATCAATGCCTATGCCTTTGGCCTGTATCAGTCTCTGGGCATCTTTATCCCGCTGATTGTGACCAACTGTATTGTTGTTGGCCGCGCAGAAGCCTTCGCCGCCAAAAAAGGCCCTGCATTATCCGCACTCGATGGTTTTTCCATCGGTATGGGGGCGACCGGCGCCATGTTTGTTCTGGGCTCGCTGCGTGAAATAATTGGTAACGGTACACTGTTTGATGGCGCAGACGGTTTGTTGGGTAACTGGGCCAAAGTATTGCGCGTTGAGATCTTCCATACTGATACGCCGTTTCTGCTGGCCATGCTGCCACCAGGCGCGTTTATTGGTCTGGGCTTGATGCTGGCAGTTAAGTACCTGATTGATGAGAGAATGAAGAAACGTCGTGCCGAAGCGGCTGTTGCGGACAGTCCAGCTGGTGAAACAGGGAATGTCTCATGA
- the nth gene encoding endonuclease III produces the protein MNKAKRLEILTRLRDNNPHPTTELNFTSPFELLISVLLSAQATDVSVNKATAKLYPVANTPAAMLELGVEGVKSYIKTIGLFNSKAENVIKTCRILLEQHNGEVPEDRAALEALPGVGRKTANVVLNTAFGWPTIAVDTHIFRVCNRTQFAPGKNVEQVEEKLLKVVPSEFKVDCHHWLILHGRYTCIARKPRCGSCIIEDLCEFKEKVDI, from the coding sequence ATGAACAAAGCAAAACGTCTGGAAATACTGACTCGCCTGCGGGATAACAACCCGCATCCGACAACCGAGCTTAATTTTACATCGCCGTTTGAACTGCTGATTTCGGTCTTGCTATCCGCTCAGGCCACCGATGTCAGCGTCAATAAAGCGACGGCTAAACTATACCCCGTCGCCAATACGCCTGCTGCGATGCTGGAGCTCGGAGTTGAAGGTGTTAAGTCCTACATCAAGACAATCGGTTTGTTTAACAGCAAAGCGGAAAACGTAATTAAAACCTGCCGCATTCTGCTGGAACAACATAATGGTGAAGTGCCTGAAGACCGTGCTGCGTTAGAAGCTCTCCCCGGCGTTGGGCGCAAGACGGCTAATGTGGTGTTAAATACCGCCTTTGGCTGGCCCACTATTGCCGTAGATACCCACATTTTCCGGGTATGTAACCGGACACAATTCGCCCCAGGTAAAAACGTCGAGCAGGTAGAAGAAAAGCTACTGAAAGTCGTACCCAGTGAATTTAAAGTCGATTGCCACCACTGGTTAATTCTTCATGGCCGCTACACCTGTATAGCCAGAAAGCCACGTTGTGGTTCCTGTATCATCGAAGATCTCTGCGAATTCAAAGAGAAAGTCGATATCTAA
- the rsxG gene encoding electron transport complex subunit RsxG, with product MLKTIRKHGITLALFAAGSTGLTAAINQLTKSTIDEQAALQQKALFDQVLPGDRYNNNLSESCYLVNAQALGKGTHRVYIARQDDRPVAAILEATAPDGYSGAIQLLVGVDFTGTVLGTRVTEHHETPGLGDKIELRLSDWITHFSGKTIATGNDAHWAVKKDGGDFDQFTGATITPRAVVNAVKRAGLYAQTLPAQLPQLSACGE from the coding sequence ATGCTGAAAACGATTCGTAAACACGGTATTACGCTGGCACTGTTTGCTGCTGGTTCAACGGGATTAACCGCGGCAATCAATCAATTAACCAAGTCCACCATTGATGAACAGGCCGCGCTGCAGCAAAAAGCACTGTTCGATCAGGTGCTACCTGGCGATCGCTACAATAATAACTTGTCTGAGAGCTGTTATCTGGTCAATGCGCAGGCATTGGGCAAAGGTACTCACCGCGTGTATATTGCCCGCCAGGACGACCGTCCCGTTGCAGCAATTCTTGAAGCTACGGCGCCAGATGGGTATTCCGGGGCGATTCAACTGCTGGTCGGTGTCGATTTTACGGGTACCGTGTTGGGTACGCGGGTAACCGAACATCATGAAACCCCGGGACTGGGCGATAAAATCGAACTGCGACTGTCCGACTGGATCACCCACTTTAGCGGCAAAACGATCGCTACGGGTAACGATGCCCACTGGGCTGTGAAAAAAGACGGCGGCGACTTTGACCAGTTTACTGGTGCAACCATTACGCCGCGGGCGGTAGTGAACGCAGTAAAACGCGCCGGTTTGTATGCGCAGACGCTACCCGCGCAGCTTCCTCAACTTAGCGCCTGTGGAGAATAA
- the gstA gene encoding glutathione transferase GstA — MKLFYKPGACSLASHITLRESGKDFTLDGVDLMKKRLENGDDFFAVNPKGQVPALLLDDGTLLTEGVAIMQYLADSVPDRQLLAPTSSLSRYKTIEWLNYIATELHKGFTPLFRPDTPEDFKPTVRALLEKKMQYVNDSLKDNQWICGPRFSIADAYLFTVLRWAYAVKLNMAGLSHIDAYMARMAERPAVAAALKAEGLN; from the coding sequence ATGAAACTGTTCTACAAACCGGGCGCTTGTTCTCTTGCTTCCCACATCACACTTCGTGAGAGCGGTAAAGATTTCACGCTGGATGGTGTTGATCTGATGAAGAAACGTCTGGAAAATGGCGATGATTTTTTCGCGGTAAACCCAAAAGGGCAAGTTCCCGCACTGCTGCTGGATGACGGTACGCTACTTACCGAGGGTGTCGCCATCATGCAATATCTGGCGGACAGCGTGCCAGACCGTCAGCTCCTTGCCCCTACCAGCAGCCTCTCCCGTTACAAAACCATCGAATGGCTTAACTACATTGCGACAGAACTGCATAAAGGCTTTACGCCACTGTTCCGTCCCGATACGCCGGAAGACTTCAAGCCAACCGTTCGCGCGCTGCTGGAGAAAAAAATGCAGTATGTGAACGACTCGCTAAAAGATAACCAATGGATCTGCGGCCCGCGCTTCAGCATCGCCGATGCCTACCTGTTTACCGTACTGCGTTGGGCCTATGCGGTTAAGCTGAATATGGCAGGATTAAGCCATATCGACGCGTATATGGCGCGTATGGCTGAACGCCCGGCGGTTGCCGCGGCGCTTAAAGCAGAAGGGTTAAATTAA
- the dtpA gene encoding dipeptide/tripeptide permease DtpA — protein sequence MSTANNKPTESVSLNAFKQPKAFYLIFSIELWERFGYYGLQGIMAVYLVKQLGMSEADSITLFSSFSALVYGLVAIGGWLGDKVLGTKRVIMLGAVVLAIGYALVAWSGHDAGIVYMGMAAIAVGNGLFKANPSSLLSTCYAKDDPRLDGAFTMYYMSVNIGSFFSMLATPWLAARYGWSTAFALSVVGMLITVVNFAFCQRWVKQYGSKPDFEPINFRNLLLTIVGVVVLIAIATWLLHNQQIARMVLGVIAIGIVFIFGKEAFTMKGAARRKMIVAFILMLEAIIFFVLYSQMPTSLNFFAIRNVEHSILGIAFEPEQYQALNPFWIIIGSPILAAIYNKMGDTLPMPTKFAIGMVLCSGAFLILPLGAKFATDAGIVSVNWLIICYGLQSIGELMISGLGLAMVAQLVPQRLMGFIMGSWFLTTAGANIIGGYVANMMAVPENVTDPLMSLEVYGRVFLQIGVATAVIAVLMLLTAPKLNRMTQDDEADEKAAKAATA from the coding sequence GTGTCTACTGCAAACAATAAACCAACAGAAAGCGTAAGTTTAAACGCCTTCAAACAACCAAAAGCGTTCTATCTCATTTTCTCTATTGAGCTGTGGGAACGTTTTGGTTATTACGGCCTGCAAGGGATCATGGCCGTCTACCTGGTTAAACAACTGGGCATGTCAGAAGCGGATTCCATCACCCTTTTCTCGTCCTTTAGCGCCCTGGTATATGGCCTGGTTGCGATTGGCGGCTGGTTAGGTGATAAAGTTCTGGGTACAAAACGCGTCATTATGCTGGGTGCCGTTGTCCTGGCCATTGGTTATGCGCTGGTAGCATGGTCCGGTCACGATGCGGGTATCGTTTATATGGGCATGGCGGCTATCGCGGTCGGTAACGGCCTGTTTAAAGCAAACCCATCCTCCCTGCTCTCTACCTGCTATGCCAAAGATGACCCGCGTCTTGATGGTGCATTTACCATGTACTACATGTCCGTCAACATCGGTTCATTCTTCTCTATGCTGGCAACGCCATGGTTAGCTGCGCGTTACGGCTGGAGCACCGCGTTTGCGCTGAGCGTCGTGGGTATGCTGATTACCGTTGTTAACTTCGCATTCTGTCAGCGCTGGGTTAAACAATACGGTTCTAAACCTGACTTTGAACCAATCAACTTCCGTAACCTGCTGCTGACTATCGTTGGCGTTGTGGTTCTGATCGCGATTGCGACCTGGCTGCTGCACAACCAGCAGATCGCACGTATGGTTCTGGGTGTAATTGCTATCGGTATCGTGTTTATCTTCGGTAAAGAAGCCTTCACCATGAAAGGCGCTGCACGTCGTAAAATGATCGTCGCCTTCATTCTGATGCTGGAAGCGATTATCTTCTTCGTGCTGTACAGCCAGATGCCGACCTCACTGAACTTCTTTGCGATTCGTAACGTTGAGCACTCTATTCTTGGCATTGCTTTCGAACCTGAACAGTACCAGGCGCTGAACCCGTTCTGGATCATCATTGGTAGCCCAATCCTCGCCGCTATCTATAACAAGATGGGCGATACCCTGCCGATGCCGACCAAGTTTGCGATTGGTATGGTTCTGTGTTCCGGTGCATTCCTGATCCTGCCGCTGGGCGCGAAATTCGCTACCGATGCGGGCATCGTTTCCGTTAACTGGCTGATTATCTGCTATGGCCTGCAAAGTATCGGTGAGCTGATGATCTCCGGTCTGGGTCTGGCAATGGTGGCACAGCTGGTTCCGCAACGCCTGATGGGCTTCATCATGGGTAGCTGGTTCCTGACCACTGCCGGTGCAAACATCATCGGTGGCTACGTCGCTAACATGATGGCTGTACCAGAGAATGTGACTGACCCGCTGATGTCCCTTGAAGTCTACGGTCGTGTGTTCCTGCAGATTGGTGTTGCGACGGCTGTTATCGCTGTTCTGATGCTGCTGACGGCTCCGAAACTGAACCGTATGACTCAGGATGACGAAGCCGATGAGAAAGCCGCTAAGGCCGCGACAGCGTAA